Proteins encoded within one genomic window of Triticum aestivum cultivar Chinese Spring chromosome 2D, IWGSC CS RefSeq v2.1, whole genome shotgun sequence:
- the LOC123051638 gene encoding probable GTP-binding protein OBGC1, chloroplastic, with the protein MAPAAVAAAAFPFRLFSAEAARRTSKGGRAKRGSARPVKSPPLPPALSSANVIGRSATTFTRLPLRDAAPESAEVTLERFPTAPGNPERAAPALPRGIVQRLGVEEDDEDEDGEVGLGRRGATAVRQLPLRDSKVGGERAAVGQFDARAARRGLNNGRAISRQMVEHPGDEDEEEEEEEEEFVVTRLDIFEGSKGRKARAVPPEELDEDDGAVVFDPDYGLDSDDEEDEEEFGAAANEWSPAGDAIASAKLDELEYDGEDDDEAEVVVYHPDDDEEEEEEVGVFEGSAHDDDDDGEEAEGEVKEKGVPAVMRCFDTARIYSKAGDGGNGVVAFRREKYVPHGGPSGGDGGRGGNVYVEVDGDMNSLLPFRKSLHYRAGRGAHGQGSQMAGAKGEDVVVKVPPGTVVRSAAGDIELLELMKPGQRALLLPGGRGGRGNAAFKTGTNKVPRIAEKGEKGPEMWLDLELKLVADVGIVGAPNAGKSTLLSAISAAKPTIANYPFTTLLPNLGVVSLDFDATMVVADLPGLLEGAHRGYGLGHEFLRHSERCSVLVHVVDGSGEQPEYEYEAVRLELELFSPALVDKPYIVVYNKMDLPEASDRWNSFREKLQAQGFEPYCTSALNRQGTQDVVYAAYKILQKERQRVKEVEEWNNTQNLNHVADAIKRERSSAMNDFEIVHDKGTNTWNVVGAGIERFVQMTNWDYTESLKRFQHVLEACGVNKTLVKLGVKEGDTVVIGEMEMFWNEEPKRVTARTMISRDDDAVRWPKFS; encoded by the exons ATggcgccggccgccgtcgccgccgcggcctTCCCCTTCCGCCTCTTCTCCGCCGAGGCCGCCCGCCGGACCTCGAAGGGCGGCCGGGCCAAGCGCGGCTCCGCCAGGCCCGTCAAGTCCCCTCCGCTTCCCCCCGCCTTGTCGTCCGCGAACGTCATCGGCCGCAGCGCGACCACGTTCACCCGCCTCCCTCTCCGCGACGCCGCCCCCGAGTCCGCGGAGGTCACCCTCGAGCGGTTCCCGACCGCGCCGGGCAACCCCGAGCGCGCAGCCCCCGCATTGCCGCGCGGGATTGTCCAGCGGCTGGGCGtagaggaggacgacgaggatgaGGATGGAGAGGTGGGCCTCGGCCGCCGTGGGGCTACCGCCGTCCGTCAGCTGCCTCTGCGAGACTCGAAGGTCGGTGGCGAGCGGGCCGCAGTCGGGCAATTCGATGCGCGCGCGGCCAGGAGGGGCCTGAATAATGGTCGCGCCATCTCGCGTCAAATGGTCGAACACCCTGgggacgaagacgaggaggaggaggaggaggaggaggagttcgtcGTCACCCGCTTGGACATCTTCGAGGGCAGTAAGGGCAGGAAAGCTCGGGCTGTTCCGCCCGAGGAGCTCGACGAGGACGATGGCGCCGTCGTGTTCGACCCGGACTACGGCctcgacagcgacgatgaggaggatgaggaagaATTCGGCGCGGCGGCAAACGAGTGGTCTCCAGCAGGCGACGCCATTGCAAGCGCGAAGCTCGATGAGCTGGAGTACGAcggggaggacgacgacgaggcggaGGTCGTGGTGTATCAcccagacgacgacgaggaagaggaggaggaggtcggcgtGTTTGAGGGCAGCgcccacgacgacgacgacgacggggagGAAGCGGAAGGTGAGGTGAAGGAGAAGGGGGTGCCCGCCGTGATGCGGTGCTTCGACACGGCCAGGATATACTCCAAGGCCGGCGACGGCGGCAACGGCGTGGTGGCCTTCCGGCGCGAGAAGTACGTGCCGCACGGCGGgccgtcgggcggcgacggcggccgcggGGGCAACGTGTACGTGGAGGTGGACGGGGACATGAACTCGCTGCTGCCGTTCCGCAAGTCGCTGCACTACCGCGCCGGGCGCGGCGCGCACGGCCAGGGGTCGCAGATGGCCGGGGCCAAGGGCGAGGACGTCGTGGTGAAGGTGCCGCCTGGAACAGTGGTCCGGTCGGCCGCCGGCGACATAGAGCTCCTCGAGCTGATGAAGCCTGGGCAGCGAGCGCTGCTCCTCCCCGGTGGCCGCGGCGGCCGCGGCAATGCCGCGTTCAAGACGGGGACAAACAAGGTGCCCAGGATTGCAGAGAAGGGGGAGAAAGGCCCTGAAAT GTGGCTTGATTTGGAGCTAAAGTTGGTTGCTGATGTTGGAATTGTAGGAGCTCCAAATGCTGGAAAGAGCACTCTTTTGAGTGCTATTAGTGCTGCCAAGCCAACTATAGCCAACTACCCTTTTACAACATTGCTACCAAATCTTGGGGTAGTCTCATTAGATTTTGATGCTACGATGGTAGTTGCAGACCTTCCTGGTTTGCTGGAAGGTGCTCATCGTGGGTATGGTTTGGGCCATGAGTTTCTGAGACACAGTGAGAGATGTTCAGTCTTG GTGCATGTAGTTGATGGTTCAGGAGAACAACCAGAATATGAGTATGAGGCTGTCCGCTTGGAACTGGAGTTATTTAGCCCAGCTTTGGTTGACAAACCTTATATAGTGGTGTACAATAAGATGGATCTTCCAGAGGCATCTGACAGATGGAATTCGTTCAGGGAAAAGCTACAGGCTCAGGGTTTTGAGCCTTACTGCACTAGTGCATTAAACAGGCAAGGAACACAAGATGTTGTTTATGCTGCCTACAAGATTCTACAGAAAGAGAGGCAAAGGGTGAAAGAAGTCGAAG AATGGAATAACACTCAAAATCTGAATCATGTGGCTGATGCAATAAAAAGGGAAAGGAGTTCTGCCATGAATGATTTTGAGATTGTTCATGACAAGGGCACAAATACATGGAATGTTGTTGGAGCCGGAATAGAACGATTTGTTCAGATGACCAATTGGGA CTACACGGAGTCCCTGAAAAGATTCCAGCATGTTTTGGAGGCGTGTGGTGTCAACAAAACTCTTGTCAAACTTGGAGTTAAGGAGGGCGACACGGTAGTTATCGGTGAA ATGGAAATGTTTTGGAACGAAGAGCCCAAGCGGGTCACGGCGAGGACGATGATCTCGAGAGACGACGATGCCGTCAGATGGCCTAAATTCAGTTAG